CTGACGACCAATGACACGGGCCTCATAAGTCCGAGGGATCGATCGACAGAGACGAATGATTCCGACCGCAAACCTTCTAGTCCGCTGCTTCAGTTCATCGGGCGTCATGGCGCAATCTTAAATCTGCAATCTGAAATCTGAAATCTTCAATCGCCTTTCTTGACTTGTTGGTGAAGAGGTGTACCGAAAACCACCCGCCGCCCGACGATCTCGTAGTTCCCTTCCAGCACCAGGTTGATGGCCTCGCTGTAAGCGATGTGCTCCTGCTTGAGGATGCGGTAGGCCAGGGTGTGCTCGTCATCAGTTTCCAGCACCGGCACAGTCTTCTGCACGATGATGGGTCCGTGGTCGAGGTGCTCGTCCACAAAGTGCACGGTGCAGCCGGAGACCTTCACACCCCACTCGAAGGCCTGCTTCTGCCCTTCGAGCCCGGGGAAGGCCGGTAGCAGCGCCGGGTGGATGTTCAGGATGCGGTTGGGGAACTGGCGGCAGAACCAGGGCGAGAGCAGCCGCATGTAGCCGGCGAGGCAGACCAGGTCCACCTGCTTCTCTTTGAGGACGGCGACGACTTCGCGGTCGTGCGCCTCGCGCTCCTTGCCCTTCGACGGGATGACGCGCGCGTCGAGCCCGCGCTGGCGCGCGGTTTCGATCCCCGGCGCGTCGGCGCGGTTGGAGATGACCACCGCGATCTCCGCCTTCACCTTGCCGGCCTGGACGTTGTCGGCGATGGCGACGAAGTTCGACCCGCGGCCGGATAAGAGGATCCCCAGCTTCTTCATTTCTTGACCATGGAGGGCACGGAGGAGTGTAAACGATTTTGCTTCGGCCGGTCCCTTGGATGGCGTCATGCTGAGCGCCTTGAGGCGCGAAGCATCCCGCGTGTGCTATGGCCTATATACACTGCGCGCGAGATCCTTCGGCGCTAAAGCGCCTCAGGATGACGCCATCAAATCGTATAATCGGACGTTCATGCCGCAATTCAAGCCAGTCGCCGAACAACTCGAATACATCCGCAAAGGCGCGGTAGAGATCATCCGGGAGTCCGAGCTCAAGGAGAAGCTCGAGCACTCGCTCAAGACCGGCAAGCCGCTGCGGGTGAAGGCGGGCTTCGACCCGACCGCGCCCGACCTGCACCTGGGCCACACCGTCCTGATCCGCAAGCTCAAGCACTTCCAGGACCTGGGACACACGGTCATCTTCATCATCGGCGACGGTACCGGGCTGATCGGCGACCCCACCGGGCGCAACACCACCCGCCCGCCGCTCTCGCGCGAGGAGATCGACCGCAACGCCGAAACCTATAAGCAGCAGGTGTTCAAGATCCTCGACAAGCAGAAGACCGAGATCCGCTACAACTCGGAGTGGCTGCACAAGCTGGGCTTCGAGGGCATGATCCGCCTGGCGGCCAAGTACACGGTCTCGCAACTGCTGGAGCGCGAGGACTTCCACAAGCGCTTCCAGGAGGAGAAGCCCATCTCCATCCACGAGCTGCTCTATCCGCTGGCCCAGGGTTACGACTCGGTGATGATCGAGGCTGACGTCGAACTGGGCGGCACCGACCAGAAGTTCAACCTGCTAGTGGGGCGCGAACTGCAGCGCGCCTACGGGCAGCCCTCGCAGCAGGTCATCCTGACCACTCCCCTGCTGGAAGGCACCGACGGCGTGCAGAAGATGTCGAAGTCCTACGGCAATTACGTGGGCATCACCGAGGCGCCGCAGGAGATGTTCGGCAAGCTGATGTCCATCTCCGACCCGCTGATGTGGCGCTACTGGGAGCTGCTGACCGACACCTCGCTGCCGGGCATCCAGGCCATGCGCCAGCAGGTGGATTCGGGCAAGATGCACCCCATGAACACCAAGAAGGCGCTGGCCACCAAGATCGTCGCCGACTTCCACGGCGAAGCCGCCGCCAAAGAAGCGGCGGAGAGCTGGGAGAAGATCTTCCAGAAGCGCGAAGTGCCAGAGGACATCGAGGCGGTAGAGGTAAGGTACGACCAGATCTCATGGAGAGTTGGGGAGGAGGAATTCGGGCAAATGGTTCAGGCCGGAGGGCCGACACGTTTTGGCGTAAAGCTCGATCAGTTGCTTCTGCGAGCTGGATTCGTATCGTCCGCATCAGAGGGCGCGCGCAAGATTAAGGAAGGAGCCGTTAGCATCGGCGAGGAGGCACAGAACAGTCCTCGCATCTTTCTTCCCCAGCTGCCCTATGAGATACCCATTCGAGTTGGTCGCAGGTTGAAGCAGGTACGAGTAGTGGCCAATACAGGCGCCTAGCTTCTAAGAAGACTCTCGACAAAGTAGCCCGCGCGCCCTCGCGCGGGCACAACTCAGTCCACATGTTCCGGATTGATCCACAGCCAGGGATAATCCAAGTAAGAAGTTACCAGTCCTGCCCGTTCCGGATTCTCCGCGAGATATGCGACCTTCGTGTCGATGCGTTCGCGCTTCCGTAGCCAATGATCGAAATACTCCTCCTCCCACACCCGTCCATGCCGATCAAGTAGTCGATTAACAGCATGCGCGGACGCGCCTTTGATACCGCTCATGATTTCAGCCAAGCTGAAGCGGGCTCCCGATTTGTCCCGTAAGGGAAAGAAAAGCAGGTGCAGGTGGTCGGGCATGACAACGAACGCGTACATCCAGACCCTTCGTTTGTGCTCCCGCAACACCGTGCTGAAGACCAGGTTGCGAGCGGCGCCAGGAAGCTCCCAACGCTTGTATGTCGATAACGAAACGAAGATCGGGGCGTCACCTTGGAGGTGCGGTAGATTGCGACGGAACGCGTATCGGCGAATGGGAGAAGGCATGGTGCCCGCGCGAGGGCGCGCGGGCTACTTTGTCAGAATCGTTTATCAGATGACAAGGACATGAGCACCTAATTCTTGCGCTTCGGGGCCACTGGCTTTTTCTTGAGCGGTGCCCACCGATGCGCTTCCATATCCACGCGTAGCCCGGAGAAGCGGACGCCTTCGGCCTCCAGGCGGAAGCGCTGTTCCATGCCGCCTTCGGCGGGCAGCAGAATCTTGCCGCCGGCCCCGACCACGCGATGCCAGGGCACGCCGCTGGCCGAATGCAGCGCCCATACCACCTGCCGGGCGCTCCCTGGATATCCGGCCAGGTAGGCGACGTCGCCGTAGGTCGCCACCTTGCCGCGGGGGATGCGGGCCACCGTCTTCAGTATCCGGGGAAACATTCGCTTGTCGGGCACGTCAC
The window above is part of the Terriglobales bacterium genome. Proteins encoded here:
- the purN gene encoding phosphoribosylglycinamide formyltransferase, with translation MKKLGILLSGRGSNFVAIADNVQAGKVKAEIAVVISNRADAPGIETARQRGLDARVIPSKGKEREAHDREVVAVLKEKQVDLVCLAGYMRLLSPWFCRQFPNRILNIHPALLPAFPGLEGQKQAFEWGVKVSGCTVHFVDEHLDHGPIIVQKTVPVLETDDEHTLAYRILKQEHIAYSEAINLVLEGNYEIVGRRVVFGTPLHQQVKKGD
- the tyrS gene encoding tyrosine--tRNA ligase, giving the protein MPQFKPVAEQLEYIRKGAVEIIRESELKEKLEHSLKTGKPLRVKAGFDPTAPDLHLGHTVLIRKLKHFQDLGHTVIFIIGDGTGLIGDPTGRNTTRPPLSREEIDRNAETYKQQVFKILDKQKTEIRYNSEWLHKLGFEGMIRLAAKYTVSQLLEREDFHKRFQEEKPISIHELLYPLAQGYDSVMIEADVELGGTDQKFNLLVGRELQRAYGQPSQQVILTTPLLEGTDGVQKMSKSYGNYVGITEAPQEMFGKLMSISDPLMWRYWELLTDTSLPGIQAMRQQVDSGKMHPMNTKKALATKIVADFHGEAAAKEAAESWEKIFQKREVPEDIEAVEVRYDQISWRVGEEEFGQMVQAGGPTRFGVKLDQLLLRAGFVSSASEGARKIKEGAVSIGEEAQNSPRIFLPQLPYEIPIRVGRRLKQVRVVANTGA
- a CDS encoding transposase, whose protein sequence is MPSPIRRYAFRRNLPHLQGDAPIFVSLSTYKRWELPGAARNLVFSTVLREHKRRVWMYAFVVMPDHLHLLFFPLRDKSGARFSLAEIMSGIKGASAHAVNRLLDRHGRVWEEEYFDHWLRKRERIDTKVAYLAENPERAGLVTSYLDYPWLWINPEHVD
- a CDS encoding MGMT family protein — its product is MPDKRMFPRILKTVARIPRGKVATYGDVAYLAGYPGSARQVVWALHSASGVPWHRVVGAGGKILLPAEGGMEQRFRLEAEGVRFSGLRVDMEAHRWAPLKKKPVAPKRKN